From one Pseudactinotalea sp. HY158 genomic stretch:
- a CDS encoding DNA-directed RNA polymerase subunit beta': MLDVNAFDELRIGLATVDEVRAWSHGEVKKPETINYRTLKPEKDGLFCEKIFGPTRDWECYCGKYKRVRFKGIICERCGVEVTRSKVRRERMGHVELAAPVTHIWYFKGVPSRLGYLLDLAPKDLEKVIYFAAYMITWVDEEGRHEDLPSLQNEIALERTELESQRDLAIAQRGERLETDLAELEAEGAKADARRKVRDSAEREMAQIRKRAENELDRLQRVWDRFANLKVADLEGDEMLYRELQDRYGNYFRGSMGAEAIQRRLETFDLAAEAESLRETIRSGKGQRKTRALKRLKVVNAFLTTNNSPLGMVLDAIPVIPPDLRPMVQLDGGRFATSDLNDLYRRVINRNNRLKRLLDLGAPEIIVNNEKRMLQEAVDSLFDNGRRGRPVTGPGNRPLKSISDMLKGKQGRFRQNLLGKRVDYSGRSVIVVGPQLKLHQCGLPKQMALELFKPFVMKRLVDLNHAQNIKSAKRMVERARPVVWDVLEEVITEHPVLLNRAPTLHRLGIQAFEPQLVEGKAIHLHPLVCGAFNADFDGDQMAVHLPLSTEAQAEARILMLSSNNILKPSDGRPVTMPSQDMIIGLYHLTVGKDGAPGEGRSFTNPAEARMAFDAGELDLNAQITVRVSDFVPGADVEVPEGWNPSEPMTLSTTLGRTIFNEALPIDYPYINEVVDKKQLSGIVNDLAERYPKVEVAASLDALKEAGFGWATRSGVTIAISDVVTPDAKAGILEAYEARAAKVQGQYDRGLTTDDERRNELIEIWTQATNEVDVAMRANFPQENAVNTMVGSGARGNWMQVRQIAGMRGLVANPKGEIIPRPIKSNYREGLSVLEYFIATHGARKGLADTALRTADSGYLTRRLVDVSQDVIIRELDCGTERGLVMPIVEKDHHGVARRHEKVETSVYSRTLAGQVSGADGTVLGSNGDDVGDVLIEGLIAAGVEEIKVRSVLTCESRVGTCAKCYGRSLATGKLVDIGEAVGIIAAQSIGEPGTQLTMRTFHTGGVASAEDITQGLPRVTELFEARTPKGEAPIAEMAGRVGIEDTDRSRRIIVTPDDGSEEIVEQVSKRARLLVGDGEHVSVGQQLVAGAVDPKKVLRILGPRAVQKHLVDEVQLVYGSQGVDIHNKHIEVIVRQMLRRVTVLDSGESRLLPGELAERGRFEDENRRVVSEGGVPASGRPELMGITKASLATDSWLSAASFQETTKVLTEAAMSGRSDSLLGLKENVILGKLIPAGTGLARYRDIKVEPTEEAKAELYPSFGYDEIDYAPLPDVGDPIALEELDLGGFTDFR, translated from the coding sequence GTGCTCGACGTCAACGCGTTCGACGAGCTTCGTATCGGTCTGGCCACCGTGGACGAAGTTCGTGCCTGGTCCCACGGTGAAGTGAAGAAGCCGGAGACCATCAACTACCGCACGCTCAAGCCCGAGAAGGACGGCTTGTTCTGCGAGAAGATCTTCGGACCCACCCGTGACTGGGAATGCTACTGCGGCAAGTACAAGCGGGTCCGGTTCAAGGGCATCATCTGTGAGCGGTGCGGTGTGGAGGTCACCCGCTCGAAGGTCCGCCGCGAGCGGATGGGCCACGTCGAGCTCGCCGCGCCCGTCACCCACATCTGGTACTTCAAGGGCGTGCCGTCGCGGCTGGGCTACCTGCTCGACCTCGCCCCGAAGGACCTCGAGAAGGTCATCTACTTCGCGGCCTACATGATCACGTGGGTCGACGAGGAGGGCCGGCACGAGGACCTGCCGAGCCTGCAGAACGAGATCGCCCTCGAGCGCACCGAGCTCGAGTCGCAGCGCGACCTGGCCATCGCCCAGCGCGGTGAGCGGCTCGAGACCGACCTGGCCGAGCTCGAGGCCGAGGGCGCGAAGGCCGACGCCCGCCGCAAGGTGCGCGATTCCGCCGAGCGCGAGATGGCGCAGATCCGTAAGCGCGCGGAGAACGAGCTCGACCGGCTCCAGCGGGTCTGGGACCGGTTCGCGAACCTCAAGGTCGCCGATCTCGAGGGCGACGAGATGCTCTACCGCGAGCTCCAGGACCGCTACGGGAACTACTTCCGGGGCTCCATGGGGGCGGAGGCGATCCAGCGCCGACTGGAGACCTTCGACCTCGCGGCCGAGGCCGAATCGCTGCGGGAGACCATCCGGTCCGGCAAGGGACAGCGCAAGACGCGGGCGCTCAAGCGCCTCAAGGTCGTCAACGCGTTCCTCACCACGAACAACTCCCCGCTCGGGATGGTGCTCGACGCGATCCCGGTGATCCCGCCGGACCTGCGCCCGATGGTCCAGCTCGACGGTGGCCGCTTCGCCACCTCCGACCTGAACGACCTCTACCGCCGGGTCATCAACCGGAACAACCGCCTCAAGCGGCTCCTCGACCTGGGCGCGCCGGAGATCATCGTCAACAACGAGAAGCGCATGCTTCAGGAGGCCGTCGACTCGCTGTTCGACAACGGCCGCCGTGGTCGGCCGGTGACCGGACCGGGGAACCGTCCGCTCAAGTCGATCTCCGACATGCTCAAGGGCAAGCAGGGCCGGTTCCGTCAGAACCTGCTCGGCAAGCGCGTCGACTACTCGGGTCGAAGCGTCATCGTCGTCGGGCCGCAGCTCAAGCTGCACCAGTGCGGTCTGCCCAAGCAGATGGCGCTCGAGCTGTTCAAGCCGTTCGTGATGAAGCGCCTGGTCGATCTCAACCACGCCCAGAACATCAAGTCGGCCAAGCGGATGGTCGAGCGCGCCCGCCCGGTCGTGTGGGACGTCCTCGAGGAGGTCATCACCGAGCACCCGGTGCTCCTCAACCGTGCGCCCACCCTGCACCGGCTCGGCATCCAGGCCTTCGAGCCGCAGCTGGTCGAGGGCAAGGCCATCCACCTGCACCCGCTCGTTTGCGGCGCGTTCAACGCCGACTTCGACGGCGACCAGATGGCCGTGCACCTGCCGTTGAGCACGGAGGCCCAGGCCGAGGCCCGGATCCTCATGCTCTCGAGCAACAACATCCTCAAGCCCTCGGACGGGCGCCCGGTGACCATGCCCAGCCAGGACATGATCATCGGCCTGTACCACCTGACCGTGGGCAAGGACGGCGCACCCGGCGAGGGCCGGAGCTTCACGAACCCGGCCGAGGCGCGGATGGCGTTCGACGCCGGCGAGCTCGACCTCAACGCACAGATCACCGTGCGGGTCTCGGACTTCGTGCCGGGTGCCGACGTCGAGGTTCCCGAGGGCTGGAACCCGAGCGAGCCGATGACCCTGTCCACCACCCTGGGCCGGACCATCTTCAACGAGGCGCTGCCGATCGACTACCCGTACATCAACGAGGTCGTCGACAAGAAGCAGCTCTCGGGCATCGTCAACGACCTCGCGGAGCGCTACCCGAAGGTCGAGGTCGCCGCGAGCCTCGATGCGCTCAAGGAGGCCGGATTCGGCTGGGCCACCCGTTCGGGGGTGACGATCGCGATCTCCGACGTCGTCACGCCGGATGCCAAGGCGGGAATCCTCGAGGCCTACGAGGCCCGTGCCGCGAAGGTCCAGGGCCAGTACGACCGCGGTCTGACCACCGACGACGAGCGTCGCAACGAGCTCATCGAGATCTGGACCCAGGCGACCAACGAGGTCGACGTGGCGATGCGGGCGAACTTCCCCCAGGAGAACGCCGTCAACACGATGGTCGGCTCCGGCGCCCGCGGCAACTGGATGCAGGTCCGCCAGATCGCGGGAATGCGCGGCCTCGTGGCCAACCCGAAGGGCGAGATCATCCCCCGCCCGATCAAGTCGAACTACCGTGAGGGACTGTCGGTCCTCGAGTACTTCATCGCCACGCACGGTGCCCGCAAGGGCCTGGCGGACACGGCGCTGCGGACCGCGGACTCCGGATACCTCACGCGTCGCCTCGTCGACGTCTCCCAGGACGTCATCATCCGCGAGCTCGACTGTGGCACCGAACGGGGCCTCGTCATGCCGATCGTGGAGAAGGACCACCACGGTGTCGCCCGTCGTCACGAGAAGGTCGAGACGAGCGTGTACTCGCGGACCCTCGCGGGGCAGGTGAGCGGCGCCGACGGCACCGTGCTGGGCTCCAACGGCGACGACGTCGGAGACGTCCTCATCGAGGGACTCATCGCGGCCGGCGTCGAGGAGATCAAGGTCCGTTCGGTGCTCACGTGCGAGTCCCGGGTGGGTACCTGCGCCAAGTGCTACGGGCGGTCGCTGGCCACGGGCAAGCTCGTGGACATCGGCGAGGCCGTCGGCATCATCGCGGCCCAGTCGATCGGTGAGCCGGGAACCCAGCTGACGATGCGCACCTTCCACACCGGTGGTGTCGCGTCGGCGGAGGACATCACCCAGGGTCTGCCGCGTGTGACCGAGCTCTTCGAGGCCCGCACCCCCAAGGGGGAGGCGCCGATCGCCGAGATGGCCGGCCGGGTCGGCATCGAGGACACCGACCGGTCCCGCCGGATCATCGTCACCCCGGACGACGGCAGCGAGGAGATCGTCGAACAGGTCTCCAAGCGTGCCCGGCTGCTCGTCGGCGACGGCGAGCACGTCTCGGTCGGTCAGCAGCTCGTGGCCGGCGCGGTCGACCCGAAGAAGGTGCTGCGCATCCTCGGCCCGCGGGCCGTTCAGAAGCACCTGGTCGACGAGGTGCAGCTGGTCTACGGTTCGCAGGGTGTGGACATCCACAACAAGCACATCGAGGTCATCGTGCGGCAGATGCTGCGGCGCGTGACCGTGCTCGACTCGGGCGAGTCGCGGCTGCTGCCCGGTGAACTGGCCGAGCGTGGCCGGTTCGAGGACGAGAACCGCCGGGTCGTCTCCGAAGGGGGCGTGCCGGCCTCCGGTCGACCGGAGCTCATGGGAATCACCAAGGCCTCGCTGGCGACGGACTCGTGGCTGTCGGCCGCGTCGTTCCAGGAGACGACCAAGGTGCTGACCGAGGCCGCGATGAGCGGTCGGTCGGACTCCCTGCTCGGCCTCAAGGAGAACGTCATTCTCGGGAAGCTCATCCCCGCCGGCACGGGCCTCGCCCGCTACCGGGACATCAAGGTGGAGCCGACCGAGGAGGCGAAGGCGGAGCTCTACCCGAGCTTCGGCTACGACGAGATCGACTACGCGCCGCTGCCCGACGTCGGCGACCCGATCGCGCTCGAGGAACTCGACCTCGGCGGATTCACGGACTTCCGCTGA
- the rplA gene encoding 50S ribosomal protein L1, producing the protein MTTRSKGYRNAAQLIDRSHQHNPLEAMRLAKKSATTKFDSTVEVAFRLGVDPRKADQMVRGTVNLPHGTGKTARVLVFATGERAEQAIAAGADEVGGDELIEKVAGGYTDFDVAVATPDLMGKVGRLGRVLGPRGLMPNPKTGTVTMDVTKAVNDIKGGRIEFRVDKHANLHFIVGKSSFSDVQLVENYAAALEEILRLKPSSAKGRYISKAVVSTTMGPGIPLDPAATSDLTGEAGA; encoded by the coding sequence ATGACCACGCGTTCCAAGGGGTACCGCAACGCGGCCCAGCTCATCGACCGCAGCCACCAGCACAACCCGCTGGAGGCCATGCGGCTGGCGAAGAAGTCCGCCACCACCAAGTTCGACAGCACCGTCGAGGTCGCCTTCCGGCTCGGGGTCGACCCCCGCAAGGCCGACCAGATGGTCCGCGGCACCGTGAACCTGCCGCACGGCACCGGCAAGACCGCCAGGGTCCTGGTCTTCGCCACCGGTGAGCGTGCCGAGCAGGCCATCGCGGCCGGCGCCGACGAGGTCGGTGGCGACGAGCTCATCGAGAAGGTCGCCGGCGGATATACGGACTTCGACGTCGCCGTGGCGACCCCGGACCTCATGGGCAAGGTGGGCCGGCTCGGCCGCGTCCTGGGCCCCCGCGGTCTCATGCCGAACCCGAAGACCGGGACCGTCACGATGGACGTGACCAAGGCCGTGAACGACATCAAGGGCGGCCGGATCGAGTTCCGCGTCGACAAGCACGCCAACCTCCACTTCATCGTCGGCAAGTCCTCCTTCAGCGACGTGCAGCTGGTCGAGAACTACGCCGCCGCCCTCGAGGAGATCCTGCGGCTCAAGCCGTCGTCGGCGAAGGGCCGCTACATCAGCAAGGCCGTCGTCTCCACGACGATGGGCCCGGGCATCCCGCTCGACCCGGCCGCCACGAGCGACCTGACGGGCGAGGCGGGCGCCTGA
- the rpsG gene encoding 30S ribosomal protein S7 encodes MPRKGPAPKRPLVADPVYGSPTVTQLVNRVLQDGKKSTAQAIVYGAMEGVREKTQSDPSVVLKRALENIRPTLEVRSRRVGGATYQVPVEVRPVRQTALSLRWLVDYARVRREKTMTERLMNEILDASNGLGAAVKRREDVHKMAESNKAFAHYRW; translated from the coding sequence ATGCCTCGTAAGGGCCCAGCCCCGAAGCGTCCCCTCGTCGCGGACCCCGTGTACGGCTCGCCGACGGTGACCCAGCTCGTCAACCGCGTGCTGCAGGACGGCAAGAAGTCGACCGCGCAGGCGATCGTGTACGGCGCCATGGAAGGCGTCCGTGAGAAGACCCAGTCGGACCCGTCGGTCGTGCTCAAGCGCGCCCTCGAGAACATCCGACCCACGCTCGAGGTGCGCTCCCGCCGAGTCGGTGGCGCCACCTACCAGGTGCCGGTCGAGGTCCGTCCCGTGCGGCAGACCGCTCTCTCCCTGCGCTGGCTCGTCGACTACGCGCGAGTGCGGCGTGAGAAGACGATGACCGAGCGACTCATGAACGAGATCCTCGACGCCTCGAACGGCCTCGGTGCCGCGGTCAAGCGCCGCGAGGACGTTCACAAGATGGCCGAGTCGAACAAGGCCTTCGCGCACTACCGCTGGTAG
- the rplL gene encoding 50S ribosomal protein L7/L12 yields MAKLSTDELIDAFKDLTLIELSEFVKAFEDTFDVTAAAPAAVAVAAGPAGGDAAAEEEQTEFDVVLDSIGDKKIQVIKEVRALTSLGLKEAKDLVDAAPKAVLEAVAKDVAEKAKEALEAAGAGVTIK; encoded by the coding sequence ATGGCTAAGCTCAGCACCGACGAGCTCATCGACGCATTCAAGGACCTGACCCTCATCGAGCTCTCCGAGTTCGTCAAGGCGTTCGAGGACACCTTCGACGTCACCGCCGCCGCCCCGGCCGCCGTGGCCGTGGCCGCCGGCCCGGCCGGTGGCGACGCCGCCGCCGAGGAGGAGCAGACCGAGTTCGACGTCGTCCTCGACTCGATCGGCGACAAGAAGATCCAGGTCATCAAGGAGGTGCGCGCCCTCACGTCCCTCGGCCTCAAGGAGGCCAAGGACCTCGTGGACGCCGCACCGAAGGCCGTCCTGGAGGCCGTGGCCAAGGACGTGGCCGAGAAGGCCAAGGAGGCCCTCGAGGCCGCCGGAGCCGGCGTCACGATCAAGTGA
- the rpoB gene encoding DNA-directed RNA polymerase subunit beta, which yields MAASRTPTAPHADAIANRTASRRVSFQKIIEPMQAPDLLGLQTESFDWLLGNEAWQARVAAAGEDEVPSVSGLEEIFEEISPIEDFGQTMSLSFRDHRFEPPKYSSQESKDKDFTYSAPLFVTAEFVNYTTGEIKSQTVFMGDFPLMSERGTFIINGTERVVVSQLVRSPGVYFERTPDKTSDKDVFTAKIIPSRGAWLEFEIDKRDAVGVRVDRKRKQPVTVLLKALGLTESEIREEFAEYPTVLETLEKDVVHTQDEALLDLYRKIRPGEPPTVEAGSALLENFYFNPKRYDLAKVGRYKVNKKLGVDAPLDDSVLSNSDIVATIKYIAALHQDSSTMAGSRHGEPVEVVVETDDIDHFGNRRIRAVGELIQNQVRTGLSRMERVVRERMTTQDVEAITPQTLINIRPVVASIREFFGTSQLSQFMDQNNPLAGLTHKRRLNALGPGGLSRDRAGMEVRDVHPSHYGRMCPIETPEGPNIGLIGSLATYGRINPFGFVETPYRKVRSGLVTDDVEYLTADDEDRYVIAQANAVLTDDGRFAEETVLVRTRGGEAIDVPAEDVDYMDVSARQMVSVATAMIPFLEHDDANRALMGANMQRQAVPLVRSESPLVGTGMERRAAVDAGDVIVAAKPGVVTEVSADAIVVTQDDGSQFNYRVAKFRRSNQGTSYNQRVLVDEGQRVEVGSVLADGPATDEGELALGRNLLVAFMAWEGHNYEDAIILSQRLVQDDVLSSIHIEEYEVDARDTKLGPEEITRDIPNVSDEVLADLDERGIIRIGAEVGAGDVLVGKVTPKGETELTPEERLLRAIFGEKAREVRDTSLKVPHGESGTIIAVREFNREDGDELPPGVNQLVRVYVAQRRKITDGDKLAGRHGNKGVISKILPIEDMPFLEDGTPVDIILNPLGVPGRMNVGQVLETHLGWVAKQGWDAGIEQAKNGELPAWAENLAPEALKAAPDSTVATPVFDGLREYELRGLLDCTLPGRDGERLIDSSGKAMLFDGRSGEPFPKPVSVGYMYILKLHHLVDDKIHARSTGPYSMITQQPLGGKAQFGGQRFGEMEVWALEAYGAAYALQELLTIKSDDVPGRVKVYEAIVKGENIPEPGIPESFKVLIKEMQSLCLNVEVLSADGTEIEMRDTDEEVYRAAEELGIDLSRRPDASSVEEI from the coding sequence TTGGCTGCCTCGCGCACCCCTACTGCTCCTCACGCTGACGCAATTGCAAACCGGACGGCATCCCGCCGTGTCTCGTTCCAGAAGATCATCGAGCCGATGCAGGCGCCCGACCTGCTCGGGCTCCAGACGGAGAGCTTCGACTGGCTCCTCGGGAACGAAGCATGGCAGGCGCGGGTCGCCGCCGCCGGAGAAGACGAGGTCCCCTCGGTCTCCGGGCTGGAAGAGATCTTTGAGGAGATCTCTCCGATCGAGGACTTCGGTCAGACGATGTCCCTGTCCTTCCGCGACCACCGCTTCGAGCCGCCGAAGTACTCCTCCCAGGAGTCCAAGGACAAGGACTTCACCTACTCGGCCCCGCTGTTCGTCACGGCCGAGTTCGTCAACTACACGACCGGCGAGATCAAGTCGCAGACCGTGTTCATGGGGGACTTCCCGCTCATGAGCGAGCGCGGCACGTTCATCATCAACGGCACCGAGCGGGTCGTCGTCTCCCAGCTCGTGCGGTCCCCGGGCGTCTACTTCGAGCGGACCCCCGACAAGACCTCCGACAAGGACGTCTTCACCGCCAAGATCATCCCGTCCCGGGGTGCGTGGCTCGAGTTCGAGATCGACAAGCGGGACGCCGTCGGCGTGCGCGTCGACCGCAAGCGCAAGCAGCCCGTGACCGTCCTGCTCAAGGCCCTCGGGCTGACCGAGTCGGAGATCCGGGAGGAGTTCGCCGAGTACCCCACGGTGCTCGAGACCCTGGAGAAGGACGTCGTCCACACCCAGGACGAGGCCCTGCTCGACCTCTACCGCAAGATCCGTCCCGGCGAGCCGCCGACGGTCGAGGCCGGCAGCGCGCTGCTCGAGAACTTCTACTTCAACCCCAAGCGCTACGACCTCGCGAAGGTCGGTCGCTACAAGGTGAACAAGAAGCTCGGCGTCGACGCCCCGCTCGACGACTCGGTGCTGTCGAACTCCGACATCGTCGCGACCATCAAGTACATCGCGGCGCTCCACCAGGACTCCTCGACCATGGCCGGCAGCCGGCACGGCGAGCCGGTCGAGGTCGTCGTCGAGACCGACGACATCGACCACTTCGGCAACCGCCGGATCCGCGCCGTGGGTGAGCTCATCCAGAACCAGGTGCGCACCGGGCTGTCGCGGATGGAGCGCGTGGTCCGCGAACGCATGACCACCCAGGACGTCGAGGCGATCACGCCGCAGACCCTCATCAACATCCGCCCGGTCGTCGCCTCGATCCGCGAGTTCTTCGGCACCTCGCAGCTCTCGCAGTTCATGGATCAGAACAACCCGCTCGCGGGCCTGACCCACAAGCGCCGCCTCAACGCGCTCGGCCCCGGTGGTCTGAGCCGTGACCGGGCCGGCATGGAGGTGCGTGACGTGCACCCCTCGCACTACGGCCGCATGTGCCCGATCGAGACCCCGGAGGGCCCGAACATCGGCCTCATCGGCTCGCTCGCGACCTACGGACGCATCAACCCGTTCGGCTTCGTCGAGACCCCGTACCGCAAGGTGCGCTCCGGCCTGGTGACCGACGACGTCGAGTACCTGACCGCCGACGACGAGGACCGCTACGTCATCGCCCAGGCGAACGCCGTGCTGACCGACGACGGCCGCTTCGCCGAGGAGACCGTGCTCGTGCGGACCCGCGGCGGGGAGGCGATCGACGTGCCCGCCGAGGACGTGGACTACATGGACGTCTCCGCCCGGCAGATGGTCTCGGTCGCCACGGCCATGATCCCCTTCCTCGAGCACGACGACGCGAACCGTGCCCTCATGGGCGCCAACATGCAGCGCCAGGCCGTCCCGCTGGTGCGCAGCGAGTCGCCGCTCGTGGGCACCGGCATGGAGCGCCGGGCCGCCGTGGACGCCGGTGACGTCATCGTCGCCGCGAAGCCGGGGGTCGTGACCGAGGTATCGGCCGACGCCATCGTGGTCACCCAGGACGACGGCAGCCAGTTCAACTACCGCGTGGCGAAGTTCCGCCGCTCGAACCAGGGGACCTCCTACAACCAGCGCGTGCTGGTCGACGAGGGCCAGCGGGTCGAGGTCGGCTCCGTGCTGGCCGACGGTCCCGCCACCGACGAGGGCGAACTCGCGCTCGGACGGAACCTGCTCGTGGCGTTCATGGCCTGGGAAGGGCACAACTACGAGGATGCGATCATCCTCTCCCAGCGGCTCGTGCAGGACGACGTGCTCTCCTCGATCCACATCGAGGAGTACGAGGTCGACGCCCGCGACACGAAGCTGGGCCCGGAGGAGATCACGCGGGACATCCCGAACGTCTCCGACGAGGTGCTGGCGGACCTGGACGAGCGCGGCATCATCCGCATCGGTGCCGAGGTCGGGGCCGGCGACGTGCTCGTCGGCAAGGTCACGCCCAAGGGCGAGACCGAGCTGACGCCGGAGGAGCGCCTCCTGCGCGCCATCTTCGGCGAGAAGGCCCGTGAGGTGCGCGACACCTCGCTCAAGGTGCCGCACGGCGAGTCCGGGACCATCATCGCGGTCCGGGAGTTCAACCGGGAGGACGGCGACGAGCTGCCCCCGGGCGTCAACCAGCTCGTGCGCGTGTACGTCGCGCAGCGCCGGAAGATCACGGACGGCGACAAGCTCGCCGGCCGCCACGGCAACAAGGGTGTCATCTCGAAGATCCTGCCCATCGAGGACATGCCGTTCCTCGAGGACGGCACCCCCGTGGACATCATCCTCAACCCGCTCGGCGTGCCGGGCCGCATGAACGTCGGCCAGGTGCTCGAGACCCACCTCGGGTGGGTCGCCAAGCAGGGCTGGGACGCCGGGATCGAGCAGGCCAAGAACGGAGAGCTGCCGGCCTGGGCCGAGAACCTCGCGCCCGAGGCCCTCAAGGCCGCGCCCGACAGCACGGTCGCCACGCCGGTCTTCGACGGGCTGCGCGAGTACGAGCTGCGCGGCCTGCTCGACTGCACGCTGCCCGGCCGCGACGGCGAGCGGCTCATCGACTCCAGCGGGAAGGCGATGCTCTTCGACGGTCGCTCCGGGGAGCCGTTCCCGAAGCCGGTCTCGGTGGGCTACATGTACATCCTCAAGCTGCACCACCTCGTGGACGACAAGATCCACGCCCGTTCCACGGGTCCGTACTCGATGATCACCCAGCAGCCCCTCGGGGGGAAGGCGCAGTTCGGTGGCCAGCGGTTCGGCGAGATGGAGGTGTGGGCGCTCGAGGCCTACGGCGCCGCGTACGCGCTGCAGGAGCTCCTGACGATCAAGTCGGACGACGTTCCCGGCCGCGTCAAGGTGTACGAGGCGATCGTCAAGGGGGAGAACATCCCCGAGCCCGGCATCCCCGAGTCCTTCAAGGTGCTCATCAAGGAGATGCAGTCGCTCTGCCTCAACGTCGAAGTGCTGTCCGCGGACGGCACCGAGATCGAGATGCGCGACACCGACGAGGAGGTCTACCGAGCTGCGGAGGAACTCGGTATCGACCTGTCCCGTCGCCCCGACGCGAGCAGCGTCGAAGAGATCTGA
- the rpsL gene encoding 30S ribosomal protein S12: protein MPTIQQLVRKGRSARVGQTKSLALKGSPQRRGVCTRVYTTTPKKPNSALRKVARVRLSSGIEVTAYIPGVGHNLQEHSIVLVRGGRVKDLPGVRYKIVRGALDTQGVRGRQQARSRYGAKKEKK from the coding sequence GTGCCCACCATTCAGCAGCTGGTCCGCAAGGGTCGCAGCGCCAGGGTCGGCCAGACCAAGTCGCTGGCCCTCAAGGGCAGCCCCCAGCGCCGCGGCGTGTGCACCCGCGTGTACACCACCACCCCCAAGAAGCCGAACTCGGCCCTGCGTAAGGTCGCCCGTGTGCGGTTGTCCAGTGGCATCGAGGTCACTGCCTACATTCCCGGCGTCGGACACAACCTGCAGGAGCACTCGATCGTGCTCGTGCGCGGTGGCCGAGTGAAGGACCTCCCCGGTGTGCGTTACAAGATCGTCCGCGGAGCCCTCGACACCCAGGGTGTCCGGGGCCGCCAGCAGGCTCGTAGCCGTTACGGCGCGAAGAAGGAGAAGAAGTAA
- the rplJ gene encoding 50S ribosomal protein L10: protein MARPDKAAAVAELTERFRSSNAAVLTEYRGLTVAQLKRLRTALGDSTQYAVVKNKLSAIAAREAGLDALEGKFVGPSAVAFVEGDVVEAAKGLRDFAKDNPQLVIKGGVLDGNALSAEQVTQLADLESREVLLAKAAGAMKAKLHQAAQLFNAPASKAVRTIEALREKQATTDAAA, encoded by the coding sequence ATGGCACGGCCTGATAAGGCAGCCGCGGTCGCGGAGCTGACGGAGCGTTTCCGGAGCTCGAACGCCGCAGTGCTGACCGAGTACCGAGGGCTCACGGTGGCCCAGCTCAAGCGGCTGCGCACCGCCCTCGGTGATTCCACGCAGTACGCCGTGGTGAAGAACAAGCTCAGCGCCATCGCCGCCCGGGAGGCCGGGCTCGACGCGCTCGAGGGGAAGTTCGTCGGCCCCTCGGCCGTCGCCTTCGTCGAGGGCGATGTGGTCGAGGCCGCGAAGGGTCTGCGCGACTTCGCCAAGGACAACCCGCAGCTCGTCATCAAGGGCGGGGTGCTCGACGGCAACGCACTCTCGGCGGAGCAGGTCACCCAGCTCGCGGACCTCGAGTCCCGCGAGGTGCTCCTGGCCAAGGCCGCCGGGGCGATGAAGGCCAAGCTGCACCAGGCGGCTCAGCTGTTCAACGCGCCGGCCTCCAAGGCCGTTCGCACCATCGAAGCCCTGCGCGAGAAGCAGGCGACCACCGACGCCGCCGCCTGA
- the rplK gene encoding 50S ribosomal protein L11 — protein MPPKKKVAGLIKLQIQAGAANPAPPIGPALGQHGVNIMEFCKAYNAATESQRGNVIPVEITVYEDRSFTFITKTPPAAELIKKAAGVGKGSATPHTVKVASISGDQVREIAQTKMADLNARDIDAAAKIVAGTARSMGVTVND, from the coding sequence ATGCCTCCCAAGAAGAAGGTCGCCGGGCTGATCAAGCTCCAGATCCAGGCCGGCGCCGCCAACCCCGCCCCGCCGATCGGGCCCGCGCTCGGTCAGCACGGCGTCAACATCATGGAGTTCTGCAAGGCCTACAACGCGGCCACCGAGTCGCAGCGCGGCAACGTGATCCCCGTGGAGATCACGGTCTACGAAGACCGGTCCTTCACGTTCATCACGAAGACCCCGCCGGCCGCAGAGCTCATCAAGAAGGCCGCCGGTGTCGGCAAGGGCTCGGCCACCCCGCACACCGTCAAGGTCGCCTCCATCAGCGGTGACCAGGTGCGCGAGATCGCCCAGACCAAGATGGCCGACCTCAACGCCCGCGACATCGACGCGGCCGCCAAGATCGTCGCCGGCACCGCCCGCTCCATGGGCGTCACCGTCAACGACTGA